A DNA window from Allokutzneria albata contains the following coding sequences:
- a CDS encoding GNAT family N-acetyltransferase, whose protein sequence is MVTVRTATAADLDALLGLYKEFNPEDPDLSIVDASAIWAEMAGQGRIVLVAERDGVVAGTLDCAPFANLTRGGRPILNLENMVVGVGHRRQGIGRALIGAAVDLARELGCYKLQLLSADTEEAHAFYESCGFRHAARGYRFYL, encoded by the coding sequence ATGGTCACGGTGCGGACCGCGACGGCAGCGGACCTGGACGCGCTTCTGGGGCTGTACAAGGAGTTCAACCCCGAGGACCCGGATCTGTCCATTGTGGACGCCTCGGCGATCTGGGCGGAGATGGCCGGGCAGGGCCGGATCGTGCTCGTCGCGGAGCGGGACGGCGTCGTCGCGGGCACCCTGGACTGCGCGCCGTTCGCCAACCTCACCCGGGGAGGGCGGCCGATCCTGAACCTGGAGAACATGGTCGTGGGAGTCGGGCACCGGCGGCAGGGGATCGGCAGGGCACTGATCGGCGCGGCCGTCGACCTCGCGCGGGAGCTGGGTTGCTACAAGCTCCAACTGCTCTCCGCCGACACGGAGGAGGCGCACGCGTTCTACGAGTCATGTGGCTTTCGTCATGCGGCCCGGGGTTACCGGTTCTACCTGTGA
- a CDS encoding alginate O-acetyltransferase AlgX-related protein: MTVRDGGKATEGFTLPQVHEAWLPREHSLHRPRHGKRQLVALISAIAFFATPLVAWTFGARPVAFENRELVAFPSLSNGFGFFTKLPQWATDHLVFRQDAVHATDWISETFFGEPVPLDGGHNSGGPVPANPIAPPAPTEPTGPEQVLPPDSSGFVKVVQGRDGWLFFGGDAQSKCQPAQSLDRTIAQVNRLRAIVERSGRRFVLVVAPDKSTVVPERLPGSYPGKDCSRQPNIDFWNRVVAEAGAVDLRPHLAAAAAEVKREVYYRQDTHWTDEGALVMTRRLAEIVQPGTTRTWVTETDRVWKSSGGDLAALMGRKGEMSGVQYRLRPDGMVDRTRSVGTQFTDPLVLRTAQGTGMVSPRVALLMDSFSRSAAPYLGATFANLTLQNYLDFAKSPEAAAATIAGQDVVVVQMVERNLAAGGGTLVMPQFLDRFEQLLPPRR; this comes from the coding sequence GTGACGGTGCGGGACGGAGGCAAGGCGACCGAGGGCTTCACGCTGCCCCAGGTGCACGAGGCCTGGCTGCCCAGGGAGCACTCGCTGCACCGGCCCAGGCACGGCAAGCGGCAGCTCGTCGCGCTGATCTCCGCCATCGCCTTCTTCGCCACCCCGCTCGTCGCGTGGACGTTCGGCGCGCGGCCGGTGGCCTTCGAGAACCGGGAGCTCGTCGCGTTCCCCTCGTTGAGCAACGGCTTCGGGTTCTTCACCAAGCTGCCGCAGTGGGCGACCGACCACCTGGTGTTCCGGCAGGACGCCGTGCACGCCACGGACTGGATCAGCGAGACGTTCTTCGGTGAGCCGGTGCCGCTGGACGGCGGGCACAACAGCGGCGGGCCGGTGCCCGCGAACCCGATCGCGCCGCCCGCGCCCACCGAACCGACCGGTCCCGAGCAGGTCCTGCCTCCGGACAGCTCCGGGTTCGTCAAGGTGGTGCAGGGCCGCGACGGCTGGCTGTTCTTCGGCGGCGACGCGCAGAGCAAGTGCCAGCCGGCCCAGTCGCTGGACCGCACGATCGCCCAGGTGAACCGCCTGCGCGCGATCGTGGAGCGGTCCGGCAGGCGGTTCGTGCTGGTCGTCGCCCCCGACAAGAGCACCGTCGTTCCGGAGCGGCTGCCGGGGAGCTACCCGGGCAAGGACTGCTCGCGGCAGCCGAACATCGACTTCTGGAACCGGGTCGTGGCCGAGGCCGGGGCGGTCGACCTGCGTCCGCACCTCGCCGCGGCCGCCGCCGAGGTGAAACGCGAGGTCTACTACCGGCAGGACACGCACTGGACCGACGAGGGCGCGCTGGTGATGACCCGCCGTCTCGCCGAGATCGTGCAGCCGGGAACGACCCGAACCTGGGTCACCGAGACCGACCGGGTCTGGAAGTCGTCGGGCGGGGACCTCGCCGCGCTGATGGGCCGCAAGGGCGAGATGTCCGGGGTGCAGTACCGGCTGCGGCCGGACGGCATGGTCGACCGGACCCGCTCGGTCGGCACCCAGTTCACCGACCCGCTGGTGCTGCGGACCGCGCAGGGCACCGGAATGGTCTCGCCCCGGGTCGCGCTGCTGATGGACTCGTTCAGCCGGTCCGCGGCGCCCTACCTCGGTGCCACCTTCGCCAACCTGACGCTGCAGAACTACCTGGACTTCGCCAAGAGCCCCGAGGCGGCCGCGGCCACCATCGCCGGCCAGGACGTCGTGGTCGTGCAGATGGTCGAGCGCAATCTGGCCGCGGGCGGCGGCACCCTGGTCATGCCCCAGTTCCTCGATCGTTTCGAGCAACTCCTCCCGCCCCGGCGCTAG
- a CDS encoding ABC transporter ATP-binding protein, with the protein MAEVAYVNASRVYPGSPPVRAVDELKLDIADGEFLVLVGPSGSGKSTALRMLAGLEDVDEGAIEIGGKDVTNVPPKGRDIAMVFQSYALYPHMTVGENMGFALKLRGVPKPQIKEKVAEAAKMLDLEKYLDRKPKALSGGQRQRVAMGRAIVREPSVFLMDEPLSNLDAKLRVETRANIAALQRRLGTTTIYVTHDQVEAMTMGHRVAVLKDGLLQQCDTPRALYETPANAFVAAFIGSPGMNLKTVPLTAAGAQLDGLEVPLPRTTLDKVGADGLKEVTFGVRPESLGLVGADEDGMELTVELVEELGADAYVYGSVRIADRPERFIVRVDGRTPPALGQTVRVGLRDHSEIHLFNPETGARIDG; encoded by the coding sequence ATGGCCGAGGTCGCCTACGTCAACGCGTCCCGGGTGTACCCGGGCAGCCCGCCCGTGCGGGCGGTCGACGAGCTGAAGCTGGACATCGCTGACGGCGAGTTCCTGGTCCTGGTCGGGCCGTCCGGTTCGGGCAAGTCCACCGCGCTGCGCATGCTGGCCGGCCTGGAGGACGTTGACGAGGGTGCCATCGAGATCGGCGGGAAGGACGTCACCAACGTCCCGCCCAAGGGCCGCGACATCGCGATGGTCTTCCAGTCCTACGCGCTGTACCCGCACATGACCGTCGGCGAGAACATGGGCTTCGCGCTGAAGCTGCGCGGCGTGCCCAAGCCGCAGATCAAGGAGAAGGTCGCCGAGGCGGCCAAGATGCTCGACCTGGAGAAGTACCTCGACCGCAAGCCGAAGGCCCTCTCCGGTGGCCAGCGGCAGCGCGTCGCGATGGGCCGCGCCATCGTGCGCGAGCCCAGCGTCTTCCTCATGGACGAGCCGCTGTCCAACCTCGACGCCAAGCTCCGCGTGGAGACCCGGGCCAACATCGCCGCCCTCCAGCGGCGCCTCGGCACCACCACGATCTACGTCACCCACGACCAGGTCGAGGCCATGACCATGGGCCACCGCGTCGCGGTGCTCAAGGACGGCCTGCTCCAGCAGTGCGACACCCCGCGCGCGCTGTACGAGACCCCGGCCAACGCTTTCGTGGCCGCGTTCATCGGCTCTCCCGGCATGAACCTGAAGACCGTGCCGCTGACCGCCGCGGGCGCGCAGCTGGACGGCCTCGAGGTCCCGCTGCCGAGGACCACGCTGGACAAGGTCGGCGCGGACGGCCTCAAGGAGGTCACCTTCGGTGTCCGCCCGGAGTCGCTCGGCCTGGTCGGCGCGGACGAGGACGGCATGGAGCTGACCGTCGAGCTGGTCGAGGAGCTGGGCGCCGACGCCTACGTCTACGGCTCGGTGCGCATCGCCGACCGCCCGGAGCGGTTCATCGTCCGGGTCGACGGCCGCACCCCGCCCGCGCTGGGCCAGACCGTCCGGGTCGGCCTGCGCGACCACAGCGAGATCCACCTGTTCAACCCGGAGACCGGCGCCCGGATCGACGGCTGA
- a CDS encoding roadblock/LC7 domain-containing protein has translation MLDYDALAVELRNLRERVSGVTSTVIAAVDGIPIISDSASTVDPSNVSALAAADLGIARQASEVLGLGALSQTVVFSSRGYMAVYAIGRRALLVVLGDKGLNLGRLLYEAQPAIERIESILTPGKISA, from the coding sequence ATGTTGGACTACGACGCGCTGGCCGTCGAACTGCGCAATCTGCGAGAAAGGGTATCCGGGGTAACCAGCACGGTCATAGCCGCCGTCGACGGAATTCCCATCATCTCCGATTCCGCGAGCACCGTCGACCCGTCGAACGTCTCGGCGCTCGCCGCGGCCGATCTCGGGATCGCCCGCCAGGCGTCGGAGGTGCTCGGCCTGGGCGCGCTCAGCCAGACCGTGGTTTTCAGCAGCCGGGGCTACATGGCCGTGTACGCGATCGGCCGAAGGGCGCTGCTGGTCGTACTGGGGGACAAGGGGCTGAATCTCGGGCGCCTCCTCTACGAGGCCCAGCCCGCGATCGAGCGGATCGAATCGATCCTGACCCCCGGCAAGATCTCCGCTTAG
- a CDS encoding metal ABC transporter ATP-binding protein yields MRLRDARLAYGPRVLWDGLDLDVAPGEFLAVLGPNGSGKTSLLRVLLGLQPLSSGTVEIHGEPARRGSTRVGYIPQQRSVDATLSVRGRDLVTLGLEGHRWGFRSRRASRARVDEILAEVGAQSYAHMPIGLLSGGEQQRLRVAQALVAGPEVLLCDEPLLSLDLAQQRVVSGLIAEQAKLRGAGVLFVTHEINPILPFVDRVLYLVDGRFRIGTPDEVMTSETLSELYRTPIEVLRVRDRIVVVGAEQDGATVHHHVEAKG; encoded by the coding sequence GTGAGGTTGCGGGACGCGCGGCTGGCGTACGGGCCGCGCGTGTTGTGGGACGGGCTCGACCTCGACGTCGCGCCCGGGGAGTTCCTCGCCGTGCTCGGCCCCAACGGCTCCGGCAAGACCAGCCTGCTGCGGGTGCTGCTCGGCCTCCAGCCGCTGTCCTCGGGCACCGTGGAGATCCACGGCGAGCCCGCGCGGCGCGGCAGCACCCGCGTCGGCTACATCCCGCAGCAGCGCTCCGTGGACGCCACGCTGAGCGTGCGCGGGCGCGACCTGGTGACCTTGGGCCTGGAAGGGCACCGGTGGGGCTTCCGTTCGCGCCGCGCGAGCCGGGCCAGGGTGGACGAGATACTGGCCGAGGTCGGCGCGCAGAGCTACGCGCACATGCCGATCGGCCTGCTCTCCGGTGGTGAGCAGCAGCGGCTGAGGGTGGCCCAAGCTCTCGTCGCCGGGCCTGAGGTGCTGCTCTGCGACGAGCCGCTGCTCTCCCTCGACCTGGCCCAGCAGCGCGTGGTCAGCGGCCTGATCGCCGAACAGGCCAAGCTGCGCGGGGCGGGCGTGCTGTTCGTGACGCACGAGATCAACCCGATCCTGCCGTTCGTGGACCGGGTGCTCTACCTGGTCGACGGGCGCTTCCGGATCGGCACTCCGGACGAGGTGATGACCTCGGAGACGCTCAGCGAGCTCTACCGCACGCCCATCGAGGTGCTGCGGGTGCGCGACCGCATCGTCGTGGTCGGCGCGGAGCAGGACGGGGCCACCGTCCACCACCACGTCGAGGCGAAGGGCTGA
- a CDS encoding metal ABC transporter permease, with amino-acid sequence MEDFFGKLFDFNATLELLGYDFVRNALLAAAVLGLVSGALAPMVVARRMSFAVHGTAELAFTGAAAALLIGTSVGGGALAGSVVAALLLGLLGQRDGERDSVIGAVLSFGLGLGVLLLALYPGRTSNKFSLLIGQIVGVDSADLALLTVAALAVLVVFAVIYRPLLFASVDAEVAVARGVPVRVLTPLFAVLVGVATALGVQTVGALLVLALMVTPGAAAARLTANPTMAIVLSVVFAEVAALGGIVLSLAPGVPVSAFITAISFLIYLVCRAVGTARLRGLSARRA; translated from the coding sequence GTGGAGGACTTCTTCGGCAAGCTCTTCGACTTCAACGCCACCCTCGAGCTGCTGGGCTACGACTTCGTCCGCAACGCGCTGCTCGCCGCGGCGGTGCTGGGCCTGGTCTCCGGCGCACTCGCCCCGATGGTGGTGGCCAGGCGGATGTCCTTCGCCGTGCACGGCACCGCGGAGCTGGCGTTCACCGGCGCCGCGGCCGCGCTGCTCATCGGCACCAGCGTCGGCGGTGGCGCGCTGGCCGGCTCCGTGGTCGCCGCGCTGCTCCTGGGCCTGCTCGGCCAGCGCGACGGCGAACGCGACTCCGTCATCGGCGCCGTCCTGTCGTTCGGGCTCGGCCTCGGCGTGCTGCTGCTGGCGTTGTACCCCGGGCGCACGTCCAACAAGTTCAGCCTGCTGATCGGGCAGATCGTCGGCGTGGACTCGGCCGATCTCGCACTGCTGACCGTCGCCGCGCTCGCGGTCCTGGTGGTCTTCGCGGTGATCTACCGCCCGCTGTTGTTCGCCAGCGTGGACGCCGAGGTCGCGGTCGCCCGCGGTGTCCCCGTGCGCGTGCTGACGCCGCTCTTCGCGGTTCTGGTCGGCGTCGCGACCGCGCTCGGCGTGCAGACCGTGGGCGCGCTCCTGGTGCTGGCCCTGATGGTCACCCCCGGCGCCGCGGCGGCCCGGCTGACCGCCAACCCCACGATGGCGATCGTGCTCTCCGTGGTCTTCGCCGAGGTCGCCGCGCTGGGCGGGATCGTGCTCTCCCTGGCCCCGGGCGTCCCTGTCAGCGCGTTCATCACCGCGATCTCGTTCCTGATCTACCTCGTGTGCCGGGCCGTGGGCACCGCCCGCCTCCGCGGGCTCTCGGCCCGCCGCGCCTAA
- a CDS encoding metal ABC transporter solute-binding protein, Zn/Mn family, with amino-acid sequence MTIRSPRLFAGLTAAALLLTGCGGGTSQSPQPGAAGKLKVVASTDVWGDVAATVGGDEIAVKALISGGGVDPHSYQVTPADSAAVKDAGLLLFNGGGYDDAIGKLVQPNTVVIEAVKLGEHAGETTTEGHDHEHGTGGHNEHVWYDFDTVARVADELAGRLGDLKPAAKAKFTQNAAKFKDEIGALDKRVHAFGEANKDAKVIATEPVAANLITHAGLTDVTPEQFSKAVEEGNDPPAAAVAELEKLITGKQAVVLIYNPQTESGVTKQAKAKAVAAGLPVVELTETLPEGKNYLQWMSAQVDALAKALPKK; translated from the coding sequence ATGACCATCCGTAGCCCCCGGCTGTTCGCCGGGCTGACCGCCGCCGCGCTCCTGCTCACCGGTTGTGGCGGCGGCACGTCCCAGTCCCCACAGCCGGGCGCCGCGGGCAAGCTCAAGGTCGTCGCCTCCACCGACGTCTGGGGGGATGTGGCCGCGACCGTGGGCGGTGACGAGATCGCCGTCAAGGCGCTCATCTCCGGCGGCGGCGTCGACCCGCACTCCTACCAGGTGACCCCGGCCGACAGCGCCGCGGTGAAGGACGCCGGCCTGCTGCTGTTCAACGGCGGCGGCTACGACGACGCGATCGGCAAGCTGGTGCAGCCCAACACCGTGGTCATCGAGGCCGTCAAGCTGGGCGAGCACGCGGGCGAGACCACCACCGAGGGTCACGACCACGAGCACGGGACCGGCGGGCACAACGAGCACGTCTGGTACGACTTCGACACCGTGGCCAGGGTCGCCGACGAGCTCGCGGGCCGCCTCGGCGACCTGAAGCCCGCCGCGAAGGCGAAGTTCACCCAGAACGCCGCGAAGTTCAAGGACGAGATCGGCGCGCTCGACAAGCGCGTGCACGCCTTCGGCGAGGCCAACAAGGACGCCAAGGTCATCGCCACCGAGCCGGTCGCGGCCAACCTGATCACCCACGCCGGGCTCACGGACGTCACCCCCGAGCAGTTCAGCAAGGCCGTCGAGGAGGGCAACGACCCTCCCGCAGCCGCCGTCGCGGAACTGGAGAAGCTGATCACCGGCAAGCAGGCGGTCGTGCTGATCTACAACCCGCAGACCGAGTCCGGGGTGACCAAGCAGGCCAAGGCGAAGGCCGTCGCGGCGGGCCTGCCGGTGGTGGAGTTGACTGAGACCCTGCCGGAGGGCAAGAACTACCTGCAGTGGATGAGCGCCCAGGTCGACGCTCTCGCCAAGGCCCTGCCGAAGAAGTAG